DNA from Daphnia pulicaria isolate SC F1-1A chromosome 3, SC_F0-13Bv2, whole genome shotgun sequence:
GTCAATTTCATTAGTCTGAACATCTTCGGTTACGAAGATGTTGATGAGCTGGTCGGCATTGTGAGGACAGGCGGAGTAGTATCGGGCACAAACACGATTGTTTGGTCGACCTTCGTATGCTGTGCCTAACTGCGCCGCCCTGTAATACATTTCTTTCGGGgtatcttcgtcttcttcgctTAACGCAGACAGAGGATATCTacgaatgaaaaacaaacaaaaacaaatgcaaATTACAATGAAAAGAGTTAAAATAAAGATTGCGATTATTACGAACCCGAAAATTTCTTGCAACAGAATTTCGTCTTCAGTGAGACTTTCGTGAGCTTTCTGATAGACTTCGCATAGCAGACGGCGACCGCAGGATTTCTCGTCAAACTGAGCGGCCATGTAGAGGTAAGCGTTTCCGTTGGCACGTGCCGCTTCAAACTCGAGTTGAAGGTCTTCAGGTAACTCATCAatagcttcttcttcaaattcttCACCTTCGTTCTGATTGCTCTCGTCAGCGCCAATCAACCAACTGAGACTGGAATAGTCACGCTTTTGGCGTTTACCTTCATAGCCAGCTTGAAATGCGTTTGCGACATTCCCGTAGTCGGaatagccagcagcagcagttccgAAATTGGTTTCTCCTATTCCAACTGTCAGGCTGGCGACTTCGTTGCCATAACCGTTCGAGAATGTGTCCCTGCCACTTTGTGAGTAGGAGACAGCTGGAGCCGAGTATGCAGGATCGGGTGAATACGAAGGACTGTATGCGGGATCGGATGGATACGAAGGACTGTGCGCTGGATCGggtgaataagaagaagaagaagaagtgtacGCAGGATCAGATGGATACGAAGATGAACTGTATGCAGGATTGGGTGAATACGAAGGACTGTAGGCAGGAGGAGATGGTGGACCGTATGAGGGCCTTGGTGGAGGATAGTACGGCTCCTCATAATCTTCCTCGTAAGAGTCTTCTTTTAACTTGTGAAGCGTAGCGCCGAGCGCTACAGCCAAACCCAGACCGGACCCCAAGGCGCACGCACCCAGGAAGAGCATAGTT
Protein-coding regions in this window:
- the LOC124329091 gene encoding uncharacterized protein LOC124329091, translated to MRSTFSVFILLCLFSIHLQPSHSHLPPFFKEKLLGKGSQGKDAGGTALAAVISSRKIGLGLKAILFKPLLLVALAKIKFALLLGKPLALLAIKKLLLKAVLGKLLLKIPLILLKGKALLFKMLALKIKLITKGLLGFKAPLTMLFLGACALGSGLGLAVALGATLHKLKEDSYEEDYEEPYYPPPRPSYGPPSPPAYSPSYSPNPAYSSSSYPSDPAYTSSSSSYSPDPAHSPSYPSDPAYSPSYSPDPAYSAPAVSYSQSGRDTFSNGYGNEVASLTVGIGETNFGTAAAGYSDYGNVANAFQAGYEGKRQKRDYSSLSWLIGADESNQNEGEEFEEEAIDELPEDLQLEFEAARANGNAYLYMAAQFDEKSCGRRLLCEVYQKAHESLTEDEILLQEIFGYPLSALSEEDEDTPKEMYYRAAQLGTAYEGRPNNRVCARYYSACPHNADQLINIFVTEDVQTNEIDTTDHRPSAHLQPPQSSANLPFYQSQSTAVTVAQSLRQDFRTDQQSSTKTGQQQVSRPGRVFPALTSLRHRFLKETSTA